A DNA window from Fervidobacterium sp. contains the following coding sequences:
- a CDS encoding ABC transporter ATP-binding protein, producing MLEVKNLKLYYKTLRGYVKAVDDVSFTVEDGELLGLAGESGCGKSTLGNGIVLLKPPMYYMGGDVYLDKQKLPIEDYEKMRNFRFTKVSIIPQYAMDALNPTRKIGKYIREVLLSKGIEPESVINELMERLKMVNLPERVLNMYPIELSGGMKQRMVMVISTLLNPSLLIADEITSALDVSSQKAVCLMIKDFKDAGIVKSLIFVTHDLSVLYQIADRIMIMYAGKIAEIGTTRRLIENPVHPYTKMLLNSLPEVGIRYTERLLKGIPGQPPQLLNPPTGCRFKDRCPLRGHECDEEPPLVKVEEHHVAYCWKVKANA from the coding sequence ATGCTCGAAGTGAAGAATTTGAAACTTTACTACAAAACGTTAAGAGGGTATGTCAAGGCTGTTGATGATGTATCTTTTACCGTTGAAGATGGAGAACTACTCGGCTTAGCTGGTGAATCAGGTTGTGGAAAATCGACACTTGGTAACGGCATAGTGCTTCTCAAACCTCCAATGTATTACATGGGTGGAGATGTTTACCTTGATAAACAAAAATTACCTATAGAAGATTACGAGAAGATGAGAAACTTTAGATTTACGAAAGTTTCTATCATACCACAATATGCGATGGATGCACTTAACCCAACACGGAAAATTGGAAAATACATACGAGAGGTACTTTTAAGTAAAGGAATAGAGCCTGAATCTGTCATAAATGAGTTGATGGAAAGACTCAAGATGGTCAACCTTCCAGAAAGAGTTTTAAATATGTATCCTATAGAACTTTCAGGTGGTATGAAGCAGAGAATGGTGATGGTTATTAGTACACTACTCAATCCTTCATTGCTTATAGCCGATGAAATAACTTCTGCTCTTGATGTTTCTTCTCAGAAGGCTGTTTGTTTAATGATTAAAGATTTTAAAGATGCTGGAATAGTTAAATCGCTCATTTTTGTTACACATGATCTGTCAGTGCTCTATCAAATAGCAGATCGGATAATGATTATGTACGCAGGTAAAATCGCTGAAATTGGCACTACAAGACGATTAATTGAAAACCCAGTCCATCCGTACACAAAGATGTTGCTGAATTCACTACCGGAAGTAGGTATTCGCTATACCGAAAGATTATTAAAAGGCATCCCAGGTCAACCACCTCAACTTTTAAATCCACCCACAGGTTGTAGATTCAAAGACAGATGTCCGCTCCGTGGTCATGAATGTGATGAGGAACCACCTTTGGTTAAAGTCGAAGAGCATCATGTTGCATATTGTTGGAAGGTGAAAGCAAATGCTTGA
- a CDS encoding ABC transporter permease: MNEMLFFAFRNKKLRIGLSIVLFFVFLGLFGPLISKYKDPLEYVGGGYQPPSKEFWLGTTTFGQDVFTQLVYGVRSSFLVGLIGGGLATLIGLIIGFFAGYEGGWIDELLMMITNILLVIPTLALLIIIAAYLPYRGILVESIIIGFTAWPWTARAVRAQTLSLRVREFVNLARITGRSHLKIILYEIMPNMFSYVFMVFILQFGGAILAAVGLDFIGLGPTKGISIGLMMQNAVLWNAIQLGMWWWAIPPGLVITLIVGALYFMNTGLDEVFNPRLREM; encoded by the coding sequence ATGAATGAAATGTTGTTCTTTGCGTTTAGAAATAAAAAACTCAGAATAGGTCTTTCCATAGTCTTGTTTTTTGTTTTTCTTGGACTTTTTGGACCACTTATTTCCAAGTACAAAGATCCACTTGAATATGTTGGCGGAGGTTATCAACCACCGAGCAAGGAATTTTGGCTTGGAACAACCACATTTGGACAAGATGTTTTTACACAATTGGTGTACGGAGTACGCTCATCTTTTCTTGTAGGATTAATAGGTGGAGGATTGGCCACTTTAATAGGTTTGATTATAGGTTTTTTTGCTGGTTATGAAGGTGGATGGATCGATGAACTACTTATGATGATAACGAACATCCTTTTAGTAATACCAACCTTAGCATTGTTAATAATTATAGCCGCTTACTTACCTTACAGAGGTATTTTAGTAGAGAGTATCATAATAGGATTCACGGCTTGGCCATGGACTGCTCGTGCAGTTAGAGCCCAAACACTTTCACTTAGGGTTCGAGAATTTGTGAATCTTGCTCGAATAACAGGTAGAAGCCACCTTAAAATAATATTGTATGAAATTATGCCAAATATGTTTTCGTACGTGTTCATGGTTTTTATTCTTCAGTTTGGTGGTGCAATTCTTGCTGCAGTTGGTCTTGATTTCATTGGTCTTGGTCCGACTAAGGGTATATCGATTGGCTTGATGATGCAAAACGCGGTACTTTGGAATGCCATACAACTTGGAATGTGGTGGTGGGCGATTCCTCCAGGATTAGTTATTACGCTCATAGTAGGTGCTTTGTATTTTATGAACACAGGGCTTGATGAAGTGTTTAATCCAAGATTAAGAGAAATGTGA